One region of Enterobacter ludwigii genomic DNA includes:
- the narI gene encoding respiratory nitrate reductase subunit gamma — translation MHFLNMFFFDIYPYIAGTVFLVGSWLRYDYGQYTWRAASSQMLDRKGMHVGSNLFHIGILGIFAGHFLGMLTPHWMYEAWLPIEVKQKMAMIAGGACGVMTLVGGLLLLKRRLFSPRVRATTTAADILILSLLMVQCALGLLTIPFSAQHIDGSEMMKLVGWAQSVVTFHGGASSHLDGVAFIFRLHLVLGMTLFVLFPFSRLVHIWSAPVEYLTRKYQIVRARR, via the coding sequence ATGCACTTCCTGAATATGTTCTTCTTTGACATTTACCCGTATATCGCGGGCACCGTGTTCCTGGTGGGAAGCTGGTTGCGTTATGACTACGGTCAGTACACCTGGCGTGCTGCCTCCAGCCAGATGCTGGATCGGAAAGGGATGCATGTGGGTTCTAACCTGTTCCACATCGGTATTCTGGGGATTTTTGCCGGTCACTTCCTCGGGATGCTGACGCCGCACTGGATGTATGAAGCGTGGCTGCCCATTGAGGTGAAGCAGAAGATGGCGATGATCGCAGGGGGTGCTTGCGGTGTGATGACGCTGGTGGGTGGTTTACTGCTGTTGAAACGCCGTCTGTTCAGCCCGCGTGTGCGTGCGACCACTACCGCAGCGGACATCCTGATCCTCTCCCTGTTAATGGTGCAGTGCGCGCTGGGCCTGCTGACCATTCCGTTCTCAGCACAGCATATAGACGGCAGCGAAATGATGAAGCTGGTCGGCTGGGCACAATCTGTGGTGACTTTCCACGGTGGTGCGTCGTCGCATCTGGACGGCGTGGCGTTTATCTTCCGCCTGCATCTGGTGCTGGGGATGACGCTGTTTGTGCTGTTCCCGTTCTCCCGACTGGTACATATCTGGAGCGCGCCGGTAGAGTATTTGACGCGCAAATACCAGATTGTGCGCGCCCGTCGCTAA
- the narJ gene encoding nitrate reductase molybdenum cofactor assembly chaperone, giving the protein MIELVIVSRLLEYPDAALVQHQQELFDALASSENLDKEDAQTLGIFFRDLLTRDLLDAQADYSQLFDRGRATSLLLFEHVHGESRDRGQAMVDLMAQYEQHGLQLDSRELPDHLPLYLEYLAQLPKEEALGGLQDIAPILALLSARLQQRESRYAVMFELLVKLANASVDSEKVAEKIADEARDDTPQALDAVWEEEQVKFFADQSCGESEISAHQRRFAGAVAPQYLNISNGGRQ; this is encoded by the coding sequence ATGATTGAACTTGTTATCGTTTCTCGTTTGCTCGAGTACCCGGATGCTGCGCTTGTGCAGCATCAACAGGAACTTTTCGATGCACTCGCATCATCTGAAAACCTGGATAAAGAGGATGCCCAGACATTGGGCATTTTCTTCCGGGACCTGTTAACGCGTGATCTTCTGGATGCGCAGGCGGATTACAGCCAACTGTTTGACCGGGGTCGTGCAACCTCGTTACTGCTGTTTGAACATGTTCACGGTGAATCCCGTGACCGTGGTCAGGCGATGGTTGACCTGATGGCGCAGTATGAGCAGCACGGCCTGCAGCTCGACAGCCGCGAGCTGCCTGACCATCTGCCGCTGTATCTGGAGTATCTGGCGCAGTTGCCGAAAGAAGAGGCCCTCGGTGGTCTCCAGGACATCGCGCCGATCCTGGCGTTGCTCAGCGCGCGTCTTCAGCAGCGTGAGAGCCGCTATGCGGTAATGTTCGAGTTGCTGGTGAAACTGGCTAACGCATCTGTCGACAGTGAAAAAGTGGCGGAGAAAATCGCCGATGAAGCCCGCGACGATACGCCGCAGGCGCTGGATGCCGTCTGGGAAGAAGAACAGGTGAAATTCTTTGCTGACCAGAGCTGCGGCGAGTCTGAAATCTCGGCTCACCAGCGCCGTTTTGCCGGCGCTGTGGCCCCGCAATATTTGAATATCTCTAACGGAGGACGGCAATAA
- the narH gene encoding nitrate reductase subunit beta yields MKIRSQVGMVLNLDKCIGCHTCSVTCKNVWTSREGMEYAWFNNVESKPGTGFPTDWENQEKWKGGWIRKINGKLQPRMGNRAWLLGKIFANPHLPGIDDYYEPFDYDYQNLHNAPEGKHQPIARPRSLITGQRMDKITSGPNWEEILGGEFEKRAKDQNFENMQKAMYGQFENTFMMYLPRLCEHCLNPACVATCPSGAIYKREEDGIVLIDQDKCRGWRMCITGCPYKKIYFNWKSGKSEKCIFCYPRIEAGMPTVCSESCVGRIRYLGVLLYDADAIENAASTEHEKDLYQRQLDVFLDPNDPKVIEQALKDGVPQSVIDAAQQSPVYKMAMDWKLALPLHPEYRTLPMVWYVPPLSPIQSAADAGELGSNGILPDVESLRIPVQYLANLLTAGDTQPVLLALKRMLAMRHFKRAETVDGVIDTRALEEVGLSEAQAQEMYRYLAIANYEDRFVVPSSHRELAREAFPEKNGCGFTFGDGCHGSDSKFNLFNSRRIDAMDVTSKTEPHP; encoded by the coding sequence ATGAAAATTCGTTCACAAGTCGGCATGGTGCTGAATCTGGATAAATGCATCGGCTGCCATACCTGCTCGGTCACCTGTAAAAACGTCTGGACCAGCCGTGAAGGTATGGAATACGCCTGGTTCAACAACGTGGAAAGCAAGCCGGGCACCGGCTTCCCGACCGACTGGGAAAACCAGGAGAAGTGGAAGGGCGGCTGGATCCGTAAAATCAACGGCAAGCTGCAGCCGCGCATGGGTAACCGCGCTTGGCTTCTGGGAAAAATCTTCGCTAACCCGCATCTGCCGGGCATCGATGATTACTACGAGCCGTTTGACTACGACTACCAGAATCTGCACAACGCGCCGGAAGGCAAACACCAGCCGATCGCCCGTCCTCGCTCGCTGATTACCGGCCAGCGCATGGACAAGATCACCAGCGGTCCAAACTGGGAAGAGATTCTGGGCGGCGAGTTCGAGAAACGCGCCAAAGACCAGAACTTCGAGAACATGCAGAAGGCGATGTACGGCCAGTTCGAAAATACCTTCATGATGTATCTGCCGCGCCTGTGCGAGCACTGCCTCAACCCGGCGTGCGTGGCGACCTGCCCGAGCGGTGCCATCTACAAGCGTGAAGAAGACGGTATCGTGCTGATCGACCAGGATAAATGTCGCGGCTGGCGTATGTGCATCACCGGCTGCCCGTACAAAAAAATCTACTTCAACTGGAAGAGCGGGAAATCCGAGAAGTGCATCTTCTGTTATCCACGTATTGAAGCGGGGATGCCGACCGTCTGCTCTGAAAGCTGTGTAGGTCGTATTCGCTACCTCGGCGTGCTGCTGTATGACGCGGACGCGATTGAAAACGCCGCCAGCACCGAGCACGAGAAAGATCTGTATCAGCGTCAGCTGGACGTGTTCCTCGATCCTAACGATCCAAAAGTGATTGAGCAGGCGCTGAAAGACGGCGTACCGCAGAGCGTGATCGACGCCGCACAGCAGTCTCCTGTGTACAAAATGGCAATGGACTGGAAGCTGGCGCTGCCGCTGCATCCGGAATACCGCACTCTGCCGATGGTCTGGTACGTGCCGCCTCTGTCGCCGATTCAGTCAGCTGCAGATGCGGGCGAGCTGGGCAGCAACGGCATTCTGCCGGACGTGGAAAGCCTGCGTATTCCGGTTCAGTACCTGGCGAACCTGCTGACTGCCGGTGATACGCAGCCAGTACTGCTGGCACTCAAGCGGATGCTGGCAATGCGCCACTTCAAACGTGCGGAAACGGTAGACGGTGTTATTGATACCCGTGCGCTGGAAGAGGTCGGTCTGAGTGAAGCGCAGGCGCAGGAGATGTACCGCTATCTGGCCATTGCCAACTACGAAGACCGTTTCGTAGTACCGAGCAGCCACCGTGAACTGGCTCGTGAAGCCTTCCCGGAGAAAAACGGCTGCGGCTTTACCTTTGGCGACGGTTGCCACGGGTCAGACAGCAAATTCAACCTGTTCAACAGCCGCCGCATCGACGCCATGGATGTGACCAGTAAAACGGAGCCGCACCCATGA
- a CDS encoding nitrate reductase subunit alpha, producing MSKFLDRFRYFKQKGETFADGHGQVLETNRDWEDGYRQRWQHDKVVRSTHGVNCTGSCSWKIFVKNGLVTWEMQQTDYPRTRPDMPNHEPRGCPRGASYSWYLYSANRLKYPLMRKRLMKMWREAKVQHSDPVDAWASIIEDADKAKSFKQARGRGGFVRSSWKEVNELIAASNVYTVKTYGPDRVAGFSPIPAMSMVSYASGARYLSLIGGTCLSFYDWYCDLPPASPQTWGEQTDVPESADWYNSSYIIAWGSNVPQTRTPDAHFFTEVRYKGTKTVAVTPDYAEIAKLCDLWLAPKQGTDAAMAMAMGHVMLREFHLDKPSQYFTDYVRRYTDMPMLVMLEERDGYYAAGRTLRAADLVDALGQENNPEWKTVAYTSNGELVVPNGSIGFRWGEKGKWNLEQRNGTTGEETELRLSMLGSQDEIAEVGFPYFGGEGSEHFNKVELNNVLMHKLPVKRLQLADGSTALVTTVYDLTMANYGLDRGLGDENCATHYDEVKAYTPAWAEQITGVPRAQITRIAREFAENADKTHGRSMIIVGAGLNHWYHLDMNYRGLINMLIFCGCVGQSGGGWAHYVGQEKLRPQTGWQPLAFALDWQRPARHMNSTSYFYNHSSQWRYETVTAQELLSPMADKSRYSGHLIDFNVRAERMGWLPSAPQLGTNPLRIAEEAKKVGMSPVDYTVKSLKDGSIRFAAEQPENGNNHPRNLFIWRSNLLGSSGKGHEYMLKYLLGTENGIQGKDLGKQGGVKPEEVEWKDNGLDGKLDLVVTLDFRLSSTCLYSDIVLPTATWYEKDDMNTSDMHPFIHPLSAAVDPAWESKSDWDIYKDIAKTFSEVCVGHLGKETDVVTLPIQHDSAAELAQPLDVKDWKKGECDLIPGVTAPHIIPVERDYPATYERFTSIGPLMEKIGNGGKGIAWNTQSEMDLLRKLNYTKADGPAKGQPMLNTAIDAAEMILTLAPETNGHVAVKAWAALSEFTGRDHTHLATNKEEEKIRFRDIQAQPRKIISSPTWSGLEDEHVSYNAGYTNVHELIPWRTLSGRQSLYQDHQWMRDFGESLLVYRPPIDTRSVKAVMGAKSNGNPEKALNFLTPHQKWGIHSTYSDNLLMLTLSRGGPIVWMSETDAKDLGIEDNDWIEVFNSNGALTARAVVSQRVPAGMTMMYHAQERIVNLPGSEITEQRGGIHNSVTRITPKPTHMIGGYAQLAYGFNYYGTVGSNRDEFVVVRKMKNINWLDGEGNDQVQESVK from the coding sequence ATGAGCAAATTTTTGGACCGGTTTCGCTACTTCAAGCAGAAGGGTGAAACGTTTGCCGATGGGCACGGCCAGGTTCTGGAGACTAACCGGGACTGGGAGGACGGTTACCGCCAGCGCTGGCAACATGACAAAGTCGTCCGTTCGACCCACGGCGTGAACTGCACTGGCTCATGTAGCTGGAAGATTTTCGTTAAGAACGGTCTGGTGACATGGGAAATGCAGCAGACCGACTATCCGCGCACTCGTCCGGATATGCCAAACCATGAGCCGCGCGGCTGCCCGCGTGGGGCGAGCTACTCCTGGTATCTCTACAGTGCTAACCGACTGAAATACCCGCTGATGCGCAAGCGCCTGATGAAAATGTGGCGTGAAGCGAAAGTCCAGCACAGCGATCCGGTTGATGCCTGGGCGTCTATTATCGAAGACGCTGACAAAGCGAAAAGTTTTAAGCAGGCTCGTGGCCGCGGTGGCTTTGTGCGTTCTTCCTGGAAAGAGGTGAACGAGTTGATTGCTGCCTCTAACGTCTACACCGTTAAGACCTACGGTCCGGATCGTGTAGCGGGCTTCTCACCAATCCCGGCGATGTCGATGGTCTCTTACGCCTCCGGGGCTCGCTATCTGTCACTTATCGGCGGTACCTGCCTGAGCTTCTACGACTGGTACTGCGACCTGCCGCCGGCGTCTCCGCAGACCTGGGGCGAGCAGACCGACGTGCCGGAATCCGCCGACTGGTACAACTCCAGCTACATCATCGCCTGGGGCTCTAACGTGCCTCAGACCCGTACGCCTGACGCGCACTTCTTCACCGAAGTCCGTTACAAAGGCACCAAAACCGTAGCAGTGACCCCTGACTACGCGGAAATCGCCAAGCTCTGCGATCTGTGGCTGGCACCGAAGCAGGGTACCGATGCCGCGATGGCGATGGCGATGGGCCACGTCATGCTGCGTGAATTCCACCTGGATAAGCCTAGCCAGTACTTCACCGACTACGTGCGTCGTTACACTGACATGCCAATGCTGGTCATGCTGGAAGAGCGTGATGGCTACTACGCTGCAGGCCGTACGCTGCGTGCCGCCGATCTGGTGGACGCGCTGGGCCAGGAAAATAACCCCGAGTGGAAAACCGTTGCGTACACCAGCAACGGCGAGCTGGTGGTGCCAAACGGCTCTATCGGTTTCCGCTGGGGTGAGAAGGGTAAGTGGAATCTTGAGCAACGCAACGGCACGACCGGTGAAGAGACGGAACTGCGCCTCAGCATGCTGGGTAGCCAGGACGAGATCGCCGAGGTGGGCTTCCCGTACTTCGGCGGTGAAGGTTCCGAGCACTTCAACAAGGTTGAACTGAACAACGTTCTGATGCACAAGCTGCCGGTGAAACGCCTGCAGCTGGCCGACGGCTCTACCGCGCTGGTCACTACCGTCTATGACCTGACCATGGCGAACTACGGCCTGGATCGCGGCCTGGGCGATGAGAACTGCGCAACTCACTACGACGAGGTGAAAGCCTACACCCCTGCGTGGGCGGAGCAGATCACTGGCGTTCCTCGGGCACAAATCACCCGTATCGCACGCGAATTTGCGGAAAATGCCGACAAGACGCACGGCCGTTCGATGATCATCGTCGGTGCCGGTCTGAACCACTGGTATCACCTCGATATGAACTATCGTGGCCTGATCAATATGCTGATCTTCTGCGGCTGTGTCGGTCAGAGCGGCGGCGGCTGGGCGCACTACGTGGGCCAGGAAAAACTGCGTCCACAGACCGGCTGGCAGCCGCTGGCGTTTGCCCTCGACTGGCAACGTCCGGCACGCCACATGAACAGCACATCCTACTTCTATAACCACTCCAGCCAGTGGCGTTACGAGACCGTAACCGCGCAAGAACTGCTCTCGCCAATGGCGGATAAATCCCGTTACAGCGGCCACCTGATCGATTTCAACGTGCGCGCAGAGCGCATGGGCTGGCTGCCATCGGCACCTCAACTGGGCACCAACCCACTGCGCATTGCAGAAGAGGCGAAGAAAGTGGGCATGTCGCCGGTGGATTACACCGTTAAGTCTCTCAAAGACGGTTCCATTCGTTTCGCGGCAGAACAGCCTGAGAACGGTAATAACCATCCGCGTAACCTGTTCATCTGGCGCTCCAACCTGCTGGGCTCGTCCGGTAAAGGGCACGAGTACATGCTGAAATATCTGCTGGGCACCGAGAACGGTATTCAGGGGAAAGATCTGGGCAAGCAGGGCGGCGTGAAGCCAGAAGAAGTGGAATGGAAAGATAACGGCCTGGACGGCAAGCTGGATCTGGTGGTGACCCTGGACTTCCGTCTGTCCAGCACCTGCCTGTACTCCGACATTGTGCTGCCAACCGCGACCTGGTACGAAAAAGACGACATGAATACCTCGGATATGCATCCGTTTATTCATCCGCTGTCTGCGGCTGTTGACCCTGCGTGGGAATCGAAAAGCGACTGGGATATCTACAAAGACATCGCGAAGACATTCTCCGAAGTCTGCGTCGGGCATCTCGGCAAAGAGACTGACGTGGTGACGCTGCCCATCCAGCACGACTCCGCTGCCGAACTGGCGCAGCCGCTGGACGTGAAGGACTGGAAAAAAGGCGAGTGCGACCTGATCCCGGGCGTGACCGCACCGCACATTATTCCGGTTGAACGCGACTACCCGGCAACCTACGAGCGCTTTACCTCTATCGGCCCACTGATGGAGAAAATCGGTAACGGCGGGAAAGGGATCGCCTGGAACACCCAGAGCGAAATGGATCTGCTGCGCAAGCTTAACTACACCAAAGCGGACGGCCCGGCCAAAGGCCAGCCAATGCTGAACACGGCGATTGATGCCGCAGAGATGATCCTGACTCTGGCACCGGAAACCAACGGCCACGTGGCGGTGAAGGCCTGGGCGGCCCTGAGCGAGTTCACCGGTCGCGACCATACCCACCTGGCGACGAATAAAGAGGAAGAGAAAATCCGCTTCCGCGATATTCAGGCCCAGCCGCGCAAGATTATCTCCAGCCCGACCTGGTCAGGCCTGGAAGATGAGCATGTGTCCTATAACGCGGGCTACACCAACGTTCACGAGCTGATCCCATGGCGCACCCTGTCAGGCCGCCAGTCGCTGTATCAGGATCACCAGTGGATGCGCGACTTCGGTGAAAGCCTGCTGGTGTACCGTCCGCCAATCGACACCCGCTCCGTGAAAGCCGTGATGGGCGCGAAATCGAACGGTAACCCTGAGAAGGCGCTGAACTTCCTGACGCCGCACCAGAAGTGGGGTATTCACTCCACCTACAGCGACAACCTGCTGATGCTGACCCTGTCGCGCGGCGGTCCGATTGTCTGGATGAGCGAAACGGATGCCAAAGATCTGGGTATTGAAGATAACGACTGGATCGAAGTGTTCAACAGCAACGGTGCCCTGACGGCGCGTGCGGTGGTGAGCCAGCGCGTACCGGCCGGGATGACCATGATGTACCACGCGCAGGAACGTATCGTTAATCTGCCGGGGTCAGAAATTACCGAGCAGCGCGGCGGGATCCACAACTCCGTGACCCGCATTACGCCGAAGCCGACCCATATGATCGGTGGCTATGCTCAGCTGGCCTACGGCTTTAACTACTACGGCACCGTAGGATCGAACCGCGATGAGTTCGTGGTGGTACGTAAGATGAAGAATATTAACTGGTTAGACGGCGAAGGTAATGACCAGGTACAGGAGAGCGTAAAATGA
- a CDS encoding NarK family nitrate/nitrite MFS transporter, with product MSHSSAPERENGAVITDWRPEDPAFWQQRGHRVASRNLWISVPCLLLAFCVWMLFSAVAVNLPKVGFTFTTDQLFMLTALPSLSGALLRVPYAFMVPVFGGRRWTAFSTGIMIVPCVWLGFAVQDTSTPFSVFVIISLLCGFAGANFASSMANISFFFPKAKQGGALGINGGLGNMGVSVMQLIAPLAISVSIFAAFGGGGVEQVDGSSLYLQNASWIWVPFLVIFTLAAWFFMNDLSASKASLSEQLPVLKRGHLWVMALLYLATFGSFIGFSAGFAMLSKTQFPDIQILQFAFFGPFIGALARSLGGMVSDRLGGTRVTLVNFVVMAVFCALLFLTLPTDGQGGNFTAFFGVFMVLFLTAGLGSASTFQMISVIFRKLTMDRVKAQGGTEEQAMREAATDTAAALGFISAIGAIGGFFIPKAFGISLDLTGSPAGAMKVFLVFYIACVVITWLVYGRNTKKNK from the coding sequence ATGAGTCACTCATCCGCTCCCGAAAGGGAAAATGGTGCCGTTATTACAGACTGGCGTCCAGAGGATCCGGCGTTCTGGCAACAGCGCGGCCATCGTGTAGCAAGCCGGAATCTGTGGATTTCCGTTCCGTGTTTGTTGTTAGCGTTTTGCGTCTGGATGTTGTTTAGTGCGGTGGCGGTAAACCTGCCAAAAGTCGGTTTTACCTTTACAACCGATCAGCTATTTATGTTGACCGCGCTGCCGTCTTTATCCGGCGCATTGCTGCGAGTGCCTTACGCGTTCATGGTTCCGGTGTTTGGCGGCCGTCGCTGGACGGCATTCAGTACCGGTATCATGATCGTGCCATGTGTCTGGCTCGGTTTTGCGGTACAGGATACGTCTACCCCGTTTAGCGTGTTCGTGATTATCTCCCTGCTGTGTGGTTTTGCGGGTGCGAACTTCGCCTCCAGTATGGCAAACATCAGCTTCTTCTTCCCGAAAGCGAAACAGGGCGGCGCGCTGGGTATTAACGGCGGTCTCGGCAACATGGGCGTGAGCGTGATGCAGCTGATTGCACCGCTGGCGATCTCTGTCTCCATTTTCGCAGCGTTTGGCGGCGGTGGCGTTGAGCAAGTGGATGGCTCTTCCCTGTATCTGCAAAACGCCTCCTGGATCTGGGTTCCGTTCCTGGTGATCTTCACTCTGGCAGCCTGGTTCTTTATGAACGATCTGTCAGCGTCAAAAGCGTCTCTGAGCGAGCAGTTGCCGGTGCTGAAGCGCGGGCATCTGTGGGTAATGGCGCTGCTGTATCTGGCAACGTTCGGTTCGTTTATCGGATTCTCTGCGGGCTTCGCCATGCTGTCGAAAACGCAGTTCCCGGACATTCAGATCCTACAGTTTGCCTTCTTTGGGCCATTTATTGGTGCCCTGGCGCGTTCGCTGGGTGGCATGGTGTCTGACCGTCTGGGCGGGACGCGTGTGACGCTGGTGAACTTTGTGGTAATGGCTGTCTTCTGTGCGCTGCTGTTCCTGACGCTGCCAACTGACGGACAGGGGGGTAACTTCACCGCCTTCTTCGGTGTGTTTATGGTGCTATTCCTGACTGCCGGGCTGGGCAGCGCTTCTACTTTCCAGATGATTTCCGTGATCTTCCGTAAACTGACCATGGATCGCGTAAAAGCTCAGGGGGGAACCGAAGAGCAGGCGATGCGTGAAGCGGCGACGGACACGGCGGCAGCGCTGGGCTTTATCTCTGCCATCGGCGCAATTGGCGGCTTCTTTATTCCGAAAGCGTTCGGTATCTCTCTTGACCTGACCGGTTCTCCGGCGGGGGCAATGAAAGTATTTCTCGTCTTCTATATCGCCTGCGTTGTGATCACGTGGCTGGTATATGGCCGTAATACTAAGAAAAATAAGTAA
- the narX gene encoding nitrate/nitrite two-component system sensor histidine kinase NarX: MLKRCLSPLTLVNQVALIVLLSTALGVTGMAISGWLVQGVQGNAHAINEAGSLRMQSYRLLSSVPLTQVDQPLLDEMERTAFSPELENAAIRAGQQSQLKELQGYWHTQLQPGLKQARSPEAVAHDVAGFVSRIDALVSSFDQTTELRIDRVVMMHRAMALCMGLLLIFTIVWLRARLLNPWKQLLAMARAVTARDFTQRTHISGRNEMAMLGQALNTMSAELSESYAVLEQRVQEKTAGLEQKNEMLSFLWQANRRLHMQVPLCERLSPVLNGLQNLTLLHDLELRVYDVEDEENHQEFTCQSDMSCDDKGCHLCPRGLPPLTSSGTTLKWRLTDNHTQYGILLATLPAGRHLSHDQQQLVDTLVEQLTATLALDRHQEKQQQLIVMEERATIARELHDSIAQSLSCMKMQVSCLQMQDTEMPESNKQLLSQIRNELNTSWVQLRELLTTFRLQLTEPGLRPALESSCHEFSARLGFPVKLDYQLPPRFVPSHQAIHLLQIAREALSNVLKHAGATAVTVTVSQHANQVRLTVHDNGRGVPENAERTNHYGLIIMRDRAQSLRGDCQVRRRETGGTEVVVTFIPEKPLTTAQGETHD, translated from the coding sequence ATGTTAAAAAGATGTTTATCTCCACTGACACTCGTGAATCAGGTCGCGCTGATCGTTTTGCTGTCCACCGCCCTCGGTGTGACGGGCATGGCGATCTCCGGCTGGCTGGTACAGGGTGTACAGGGTAACGCGCATGCCATCAATGAGGCGGGCTCGCTACGCATGCAGAGTTACCGCCTTCTGTCATCGGTTCCCCTGACGCAGGTCGATCAGCCACTGCTCGATGAAATGGAACGCACGGCGTTCAGCCCGGAACTGGAAAACGCCGCCATTCGCGCCGGTCAGCAATCTCAGCTTAAAGAACTCCAGGGCTACTGGCACACTCAACTGCAGCCGGGGCTGAAACAGGCGCGCAGTCCAGAAGCGGTTGCGCATGATGTTGCGGGTTTCGTATCACGCATTGATGCCCTGGTCTCCTCTTTTGACCAAACCACCGAATTGCGTATTGACCGGGTAGTGATGATGCACCGTGCAATGGCGCTGTGTATGGGGCTGTTACTCATCTTCACCATTGTCTGGCTGCGTGCACGGCTGCTGAATCCCTGGAAACAGCTGCTGGCGATGGCCCGCGCGGTCACCGCACGGGATTTTACGCAGCGCACCCATATCAGCGGGCGCAACGAGATGGCGATGCTCGGCCAGGCGCTGAATACCATGTCGGCAGAACTCTCCGAAAGCTACGCGGTGCTGGAGCAGCGCGTTCAGGAAAAAACGGCCGGGCTGGAGCAGAAAAACGAGATGCTCTCCTTCCTGTGGCAAGCCAACCGTCGTCTGCATATGCAGGTACCGCTCTGCGAGCGTCTCTCGCCGGTACTGAATGGCCTGCAAAATCTGACCCTGCTTCACGACCTGGAGCTGCGGGTCTACGATGTGGAAGACGAAGAAAACCATCAGGAGTTTACCTGCCAGTCCGATATGTCCTGTGATGACAAAGGTTGCCATCTTTGTCCTCGCGGCTTGCCGCCGTTGACGTCGAGTGGTACCACGCTGAAGTGGCGGTTGACGGACAACCACACCCAGTACGGCATTCTGCTGGCAACCCTGCCGGCCGGTCGTCACCTCAGCCACGACCAGCAACAGCTGGTTGATACGCTGGTTGAACAGTTGACGGCCACGCTGGCACTCGACCGTCATCAGGAAAAACAGCAGCAGCTGATCGTCATGGAAGAGCGTGCAACCATCGCCCGCGAGCTTCACGACTCCATCGCCCAGTCGCTCTCCTGTATGAAAATGCAGGTGAGCTGCCTGCAAATGCAGGATACGGAGATGCCGGAAAGTAATAAACAGCTGCTGAGCCAGATCCGCAACGAACTGAATACCTCCTGGGTGCAACTTCGTGAACTGCTGACCACTTTCCGTCTGCAGCTCACTGAACCTGGCCTGCGCCCCGCCCTGGAATCCAGCTGTCACGAATTTAGCGCCCGGCTGGGGTTCCCGGTGAAGCTGGATTACCAACTGCCGCCGCGGTTTGTTCCGTCGCATCAGGCCATTCATTTACTGCAGATCGCCCGTGAAGCGTTGAGTAACGTGCTCAAACATGCTGGCGCGACGGCGGTAACCGTCACCGTCAGCCAGCACGCTAATCAGGTCAGGCTCACGGTTCATGACAACGGCCGCGGCGTGCCGGAAAATGCCGAACGAACTAACCACTATGGTTTAATCATCATGCGAGACCGCGCCCAAAGCCTGCGCGGTGATTGCCAGGTTCGCCGGAGAGAGACAGGTGGCACGGAAGTTGTTGTCACCTTTATTCCCGAGAAACCGCTCACAACTGCTCAAGGAGAAACCCATGACTAA
- the narL gene encoding two-component system response regulator NarL, which yields MTNQEPASILLIDDHPMLRTGVKQLVSMAPDITVVGEASNGEQGIELAEALDPDLILLDLNMPGMNGLETLDKLREKSLSGRVVVFSVSNHEEDVVTALKRGADGYLLKDMEPEDLLKALQQAAAGEMVLSEALTPVLAASLRANRATSDRDVSQLTPRERDILKLIAQGLPNKMIARRLDITESTVKVHVKHMLKKMKLKSRVEAAVWVHQERIF from the coding sequence ATGACTAATCAGGAACCGGCATCAATTCTGTTGATCGACGACCATCCGATGCTGCGTACTGGCGTGAAACAGCTGGTCAGCATGGCACCCGATATCACCGTCGTAGGCGAAGCCAGCAACGGTGAACAAGGCATTGAGCTTGCCGAAGCGCTTGATCCCGATCTGATCCTGCTTGATCTCAATATGCCCGGAATGAACGGTCTGGAAACCCTCGACAAGCTGCGGGAAAAATCCCTTTCCGGTCGCGTGGTGGTTTTTAGCGTGTCGAACCATGAAGAAGATGTGGTCACAGCGCTGAAGCGCGGTGCGGACGGCTATCTGCTGAAAGATATGGAGCCGGAAGATCTGCTTAAAGCGCTGCAACAGGCTGCCGCAGGTGAGATGGTGCTGAGCGAAGCATTAACGCCGGTACTGGCCGCCAGCCTGCGCGCCAACCGCGCCACCTCCGATCGCGACGTCAGTCAGTTAACGCCACGCGAGCGCGACATTCTCAAGCTGATTGCTCAGGGTCTGCCAAACAAGATGATTGCCCGCCGCCTGGATATCACCGAAAGCACGGTCAAAGTACATGTGAAGCACATGCTGAAGAAAATGAAGTTAAAATCCCGCGTTGAAGCCGCTGTGTGGGTACATCAGGAACGAATTTTTTAA